In Nitratiruptor sp. YY09-18, a single window of DNA contains:
- a CDS encoding LysR family transcriptional regulator translates to MRITLRQLELFIEVAKIGHLTQVAKNFGLSQSAVSMSLKELESILGCKLFERVQKRLVLNEKGRAFFNEVEPLVFKLKDIESEFMSQENRGKLVIGCSTTIADYIMPNIVCEYMNQYPEVQIQLKIGNTAEISQMIEQGLADIGYIEGDAECNSCITTPIGKDELVVVTGDKSLAKKKEHFIDNLMDMKWILREEGSGTRSEFVKQLGQFGSDLNIYLELRHTEAIISVLKEVDQSISCVSKIAVKKYLDAGELYEMKIKGFEFSRDFSQIYYKNKYQSELFKKFSLYARSRFAQILGDKYA, encoded by the coding sequence ATGCGTATCACACTACGCCAGTTAGAGCTTTTCATAGAAGTAGCAAAGATTGGACATCTTACCCAAGTAGCCAAAAACTTTGGACTCAGTCAGTCTGCTGTGAGTATGTCACTCAAGGAGCTCGAATCAATTTTGGGATGTAAACTTTTTGAGAGAGTACAAAAGAGGCTTGTGCTCAATGAAAAGGGACGGGCATTTTTCAATGAGGTAGAGCCTCTTGTTTTTAAACTTAAAGATATCGAATCAGAGTTTATGTCACAAGAAAACAGAGGAAAGCTCGTCATTGGCTGTAGTACTACAATTGCAGACTACATCATGCCAAATATCGTGTGCGAATATATGAACCAGTATCCAGAAGTGCAGATCCAGCTCAAAATCGGAAACACTGCTGAAATTTCACAAATGATTGAGCAGGGTCTTGCAGATATTGGTTATATAGAGGGTGATGCGGAGTGTAATAGTTGCATAACAACGCCTATTGGTAAAGATGAATTGGTTGTAGTCACTGGTGATAAGAGTTTAGCAAAGAAAAAAGAGCACTTTATCGATAATTTAATGGATATGAAGTGGATTTTGCGAGAAGAGGGGAGTGGTACGCGCAGTGAATTTGTCAAGCAGCTGGGACAATTTGGTAGTGATCTCAATATCTATCTCGAACTGCGCCATACTGAGGCAATAATAAGCGTACTCAAAGAGGTAGATCAAAGTATAAGTTGCGTGAGCAAGATAGCAGTCAAAAAGTATCTTGATGCAGGTGAGCTCTATGAGATGAAGATAAAAGGGTTTGAATTTAGCCGTGATTTTTCACAAATTTACTATAAAAACAAATACCAAAGTGAACTGTTTAAAAAATTTAGTCTCTATGCAAGAAGTAGATTTGCCCAGATTTTAGGAGATAAATATGCGTAA
- a CDS encoding NAD(P)H-hydrate dehydratase, with protein MRNLYESVTLLDQRCYEQYLLPEDILMEHAAYAITQQIHVRFKPGAKVLIVAGPGNNGGDGVACARQLLGEYEVHLFMPFGAKSSMCKLQLERYYACGGELSESMSEADVVVDALFGSGLSKPLNEESQHTIQKLNQLDSFKIACDIPSGIDSKGNPMPLAFAADLTITMGAMKLALFMDNAKDFVGEVIVADLGVSRSLYESKSSYKLLEIDDLKPPYRTRSNSNKGTYGHLALVAGEKEGAAIMAALAALRYGAGLVTLLTFEKIQVPYELMHSSHLPPKATALAAGMGLGMEYSDEDLEEFMDNDLPLVVDADLFYSPKIKEIVKRKRVVFTPHPKEFSALLHNLNLADLSVEEIQRDRITAAKIFAQAYPEVVLLLKGANPIIAKGEQFFINPLGTNALAKGGSGDILTGLIGALLAQGYDPLEAAIQGSLAHAVASRRVERANYALTPSDLIDVIGNL; from the coding sequence ATGCGTAATCTGTATGAGAGTGTTACACTTCTTGATCAGCGTTGCTACGAGCAGTATCTTTTGCCAGAAGATATTTTGATGGAGCATGCAGCCTATGCAATAACTCAGCAGATACATGTGCGTTTTAAGCCAGGAGCGAAGGTGCTCATCGTTGCAGGTCCTGGTAACAATGGCGGAGATGGAGTAGCCTGTGCGAGGCAGCTCCTCGGTGAATATGAGGTGCATCTTTTTATGCCTTTTGGTGCAAAAAGCAGTATGTGCAAACTACAGCTAGAGCGCTACTATGCATGTGGAGGGGAGCTAAGTGAGAGTATGAGTGAAGCGGATGTAGTAGTAGATGCTCTCTTTGGAAGTGGTCTCTCAAAACCGCTTAATGAAGAGAGCCAGCATACTATTCAAAAGCTCAACCAATTAGATAGCTTCAAAATTGCATGCGATATCCCAAGTGGCATAGATAGTAAGGGCAATCCTATGCCATTAGCTTTTGCAGCAGACCTTACCATCACAATGGGAGCTATGAAACTAGCGCTTTTTATGGATAATGCGAAAGATTTTGTAGGCGAAGTAATCGTTGCAGATCTGGGAGTGAGTAGGAGTCTTTATGAGAGCAAGAGCAGTTATAAACTCTTAGAGATAGATGATCTCAAACCTCCCTATCGCACTCGTTCCAATTCCAACAAAGGTACTTATGGTCATTTAGCACTTGTAGCTGGTGAGAAAGAGGGGGCTGCGATAATGGCAGCACTGGCAGCATTGCGCTATGGTGCTGGCCTTGTGACGCTGCTCACTTTTGAAAAGATTCAAGTGCCATACGAACTCATGCACTCATCCCATTTGCCGCCAAAAGCTACTGCATTAGCAGCTGGTATGGGGCTTGGGATGGAGTATAGCGATGAGGATTTAGAGGAGTTTATGGATAATGATCTTCCTTTGGTAGTTGATGCCGATCTTTTTTATAGTCCTAAAATCAAAGAGATAGTAAAGCGCAAAAGAGTTGTCTTCACTCCCCATCCCAAAGAGTTTAGTGCATTGCTTCACAATCTCAATCTAGCAGATTTGAGCGTTGAAGAGATTCAGCGTGATCGCATAACCGCAGCCAAGATTTTTGCACAAGCCTATCCTGAAGTGGTGCTTTTACTCAAAGGAGCAAATCCTATCATTGCCAAAGGTGAGCAGTTTTTTATCAATCCACTAGGCACCAATGCATTGGCAAAAGGTGGTAGCGGAGATATACTCACCGGTCTCATTGGCGCGCTTCTTGCTCAAGGATACGATCCACTCGAGGCTGCAATCCAGGGAAGCCTTGCTCATGCAGTTGCAAGTAGAAGGGTAGAGAGAGCAAATTATGCGCTCACTCCATCAGATCTTATCGATGTTATAGGGAATTTATGA